The genomic window CGGATCATGCGCCGCGCCGGCCAGAAACGCCGCGACTGACTTTCCCCGGCGCATGGCCCGCATCGTCCAGCTCAGCGACCTGCACCTGCGCGCGGCGGGACGCTTGCTCTACCGGCAGATCGACACCGCCGGCGCGCTGGCGCAGGCGATCGCGCGCATCAACGCGCTGTCGCCGCGGCCCGACCTCGTCGTCCTCTCCGGCGACCTCGCCAACGCCGGCTCCGCCGCCGAATACGCGCACCTGCGTGCACAGCTGGCGGCGCTGGCCGTTCCCTGGGCGCTGATGCCCGGCAACCACGACGACCGCGCCGCGCTGCGCGCCGCCTTTCCCGAGCAGCCGTGGGCGGCCGGCGAGCTTGCGCAGCAGCGCCGCGAGTGCGACGCCGGCGACCTGCTGCTGGTCGACACGGTGGTCCCGGGCGAGGACGGCGGCGCCGTCGGCGAGGCGCAGCTCGCCTGGCTCGACGCGAACCTGCGCGCCGACCGCGACGCGCTGCTCTTCCTGCATCATCCGCCGGTGCGCACCGGCATCGCCGGCATGGACGCGATCGGGCTGGCCGGCGCCGAAACGCTCGCTGCCTGGCTGCACCGCCATCCGCGCGTGCGCGCGCTGTTCTGCGGCCACGTGCACCGCACGATCTTCAGCGAGTTCGCCGGCCGGCCGCTGGCGATCGCGCCGTCGCCGGCGCACCAGATCGCGCTCGACCTGTCCGGCGATGCCGCCGCGCTGGCGTGGACGATGGAGCCCGGCGGCATGCTGCTGATCGACTGGCCGGCCGGCGCTCCGCCGGCGATCCACCTGCTGC from Azospira restricta includes these protein-coding regions:
- a CDS encoding phosphodiesterase, with product MARIVQLSDLHLRAAGRLLYRQIDTAGALAQAIARINALSPRPDLVVLSGDLANAGSAAEYAHLRAQLAALAVPWALMPGNHDDRAALRAAFPEQPWAAGELAQQRRECDAGDLLLVDTVVPGEDGGAVGEAQLAWLDANLRADRDALLFLHHPPVRTGIAGMDAIGLAGAETLAAWLHRHPRVRALFCGHVHRTIFSEFAGRPLAIAPSPAHQIALDLSGDAAALAWTMEPGGMLLIDWPAGAPPAIHLLPVATAPVHRYAD